A genome region from Natranaeroarchaeum sulfidigenes includes the following:
- a CDS encoding universal stress protein, whose translation MSHVVVPVRYPLSSHSKKTLAQAIELAEDRDGDLSVLHVDLYQDSRDISRAELKRSVESEFGRLQNARYIVRKGFLVEETILEEIANEDADVVVIGHKQEGRWRRMIRKLVSDPDIESYLRQRLECELVVVHATDE comes from the coding sequence ATGAGTCACGTGGTCGTTCCGGTCCGGTACCCGCTCAGCAGCCACTCCAAGAAGACGCTAGCACAGGCCATAGAGCTCGCTGAGGACCGTGACGGTGATCTGTCGGTCCTCCACGTGGACCTCTATCAGGACAGCCGGGATATCTCTCGGGCAGAACTCAAGCGATCGGTCGAATCGGAGTTTGGAAGGTTACAGAACGCTCGATATATCGTTCGCAAGGGCTTTCTCGTTGAAGAGACCATCCTGGAGGAGATTGCGAACGAGGACGCCGATGTCGTGGTCATCGGCCACAAACAGGAAGGTCGGTGGCGTCGCATGATCCGAAAGCTCGTTTCCGATCCTGATATCGAGAGCTATCTCCGCCAGCGACTGGAATGTGAACTCGTCGTCGTCCACGCGACGGACGAGTAG
- a CDS encoding DUF309 domain-containing protein, producing MDEHTRDPSVAPPDGDPTGWVAETAHTGGHWEHATLRRATVHGVRLYNSGEFHESHDCFEDEWYNYGNGTTESAFAHGMVQVAAGAYKHFDFEDDDGMRSLFETALQYLHGVPNDYYGVDVLDVRTTLTNALNDPGALHGWRIRLDGETPTARQEDCAFAADR from the coding sequence ATGGACGAGCACACGCGGGACCCCTCAGTCGCGCCACCGGATGGCGACCCGACGGGGTGGGTCGCTGAAACAGCGCACACGGGTGGACACTGGGAACACGCAACGCTCCGCCGGGCAACCGTCCACGGAGTCCGATTGTACAACAGCGGGGAGTTTCACGAATCGCACGACTGCTTCGAGGACGAGTGGTATAATTACGGCAACGGAACCACCGAAAGCGCCTTCGCACACGGAATGGTACAGGTCGCGGCAGGAGCGTACAAGCACTTCGACTTCGAGGACGACGACGGAATGCGATCGCTGTTCGAGACGGCGTTACAGTATCTTCACGGTGTCCCGAACGACTACTACGGCGTCGACGTGCTGGATGTCAGGACGACTCTGACGAACGCACTCAATGATCCCGGGGCGCTGCACGGCTGGCGGATTCGGCTCGACGGGGAGACGCCCACGGCTCGTCAGGAGGATTGTGCGTTCGCCGCCGACCGATGA
- a CDS encoding DUF7545 family protein, whose amino-acid sequence MANETVAVTVEADDESTDELEVPTALLDLLSEGEEPAATVVSDMAMISLAQRIHGAVHHAHGEPDDELQAIEEETMELFEERFGATFAELTGHDH is encoded by the coding sequence ATGGCAAACGAAACGGTCGCAGTGACGGTCGAGGCGGACGACGAATCAACCGACGAACTCGAAGTGCCCACAGCGCTGCTGGACCTACTGTCCGAAGGCGAGGAACCGGCGGCAACGGTCGTTTCCGATATGGCGATGATCAGTCTGGCACAGCGGATCCACGGAGCGGTTCACCACGCACACGGAGAGCCGGACGACGAGCTACAGGCCATCGAGGAGGAGACGATGGAGCTGTTCGAGGAGCGCTTTGGGGCGACGTTCGCGGAACTGACCGGCCACGACCACTGA
- a CDS encoding winged helix-turn-helix domain-containing protein: MVRDPFAEEEKPDVQALLEALEDSDCRTIIRKLDEPMTAGELSERCEIPQSTIYRKLDSLSSATLLEELTEVRSDGHHTTRYEVAFEDVRIALTDDREFEYEVSRPARTPDERLADMWSEVSKEL; the protein is encoded by the coding sequence ATGGTACGGGATCCGTTCGCGGAGGAAGAGAAACCCGATGTGCAGGCCCTTCTCGAAGCTCTGGAGGATTCCGACTGTCGGACAATCATCCGGAAACTCGACGAGCCCATGACGGCTGGCGAACTCTCCGAACGCTGTGAGATCCCACAGTCGACGATCTATCGAAAGCTCGACAGTCTGTCCAGTGCGACGTTGCTCGAAGAGCTAACGGAGGTTCGGAGCGACGGACACCATACGACGCGGTACGAGGTCGCGTTCGAGGACGTACGGATAGCTCTCACAGACGACCGGGAGTTCGAGTACGAGGTCTCTCGCCCCGCGCGAACACCGGACGAACGACTGGCGGATATGTGGTCGGAGGTCAGCAAAGAACTATGA
- a CDS encoding amino acid permease, which yields MPEDAFGADVGLLGALTIGVGTMIGAGIFVLPSVAAEAAGGQLVLVFALGGAIALLNALVVSELGSGIPASGGAYYWIDRTLGPLAGTIAGISDWIGLVAASSFYVLGFGTYFGYVVALPEVGLLVVTLSPEQFGAILATGVVILLHYLGARELGGVQTAVVGGLVAVLTLFVFAGLFSSGAQSPTETPTTPAEGSALLGATALIFVSYLGYAKVATVGAELRSPERTLPRAVIGSVVLVTALYVGVASVVSGVLPVEETTTDPAMITAADGLLGTTGVLIVAVTGLVATATSANLSILSTVRISFTMGRDRLVADWLNDLHSRFATPYRSLQVTGILLIAAVLFADLVTLALVAVGLHLVVYGLTTVSLFVLRITDPDEYDPPFTVPLYPVVPVAALALTAALFLALPLMVQLFSALVVFGAGLWYAIYGRRQVDREGILSEYLLGRAAELPDTAVAAARVARPEQAEYRVMVPLSNPNTAEQLVTVAAGIAAERNGTVVATHVIEVPDQLPLNRAPEYLRMSDPEPITDELVETARDTAAAFDVPVESRVVYSHKALEEVFNAARRWNVDAVVMGWWGREPAVGGRTEGSLDELAHNLPCDVFVLRDRDFDPARIVIPTAGTPNDDLCATIAGRFAETFDSEITLLHVVDGESARGGGERFLENWAERMELDDAERQVVVSKDLEDAIRTAADEHTLLLIGASERGLLSRLVRRSLIYDVIERVDSSVLLAETKQERSLLDRLLGG from the coding sequence ATGCCAGAGGACGCCTTCGGTGCGGATGTCGGACTGCTCGGCGCGCTGACGATCGGCGTCGGGACGATGATCGGGGCAGGGATCTTCGTCCTGCCGTCGGTCGCCGCGGAGGCAGCCGGTGGGCAGCTCGTGCTCGTGTTCGCGCTCGGCGGCGCAATCGCGCTGTTGAACGCGCTGGTCGTGAGTGAACTCGGTTCGGGAATCCCGGCCTCGGGCGGCGCGTACTACTGGATCGACCGGACCCTCGGTCCGCTCGCCGGGACGATCGCCGGGATCAGCGACTGGATCGGTCTGGTCGCGGCATCGTCCTTTTATGTGCTCGGCTTCGGGACCTACTTCGGCTATGTCGTGGCGCTCCCCGAAGTCGGCTTGCTGGTTGTGACACTCTCGCCCGAGCAGTTCGGTGCAATACTGGCAACGGGCGTGGTCATCCTGTTGCACTATCTCGGCGCGCGTGAGCTTGGCGGCGTCCAGACCGCAGTCGTCGGCGGACTGGTCGCCGTACTCACGCTGTTCGTGTTCGCGGGTCTGTTCAGCTCGGGTGCACAGTCGCCGACCGAGACGCCGACGACGCCCGCGGAGGGCAGTGCGTTGCTCGGTGCGACCGCACTGATCTTCGTCTCCTATCTGGGATATGCGAAGGTCGCCACAGTTGGCGCGGAGCTTCGATCGCCCGAGCGGACGCTCCCCCGCGCTGTGATCGGGAGCGTCGTCCTCGTGACGGCGCTGTACGTCGGCGTCGCGTCGGTCGTCTCGGGTGTCCTGCCTGTCGAGGAGACGACCACCGACCCAGCGATGATCACCGCCGCGGACGGGCTGCTCGGGACGACCGGTGTCCTCATCGTTGCGGTCACGGGCCTCGTCGCTACCGCGACCAGTGCGAATCTGTCGATCCTTTCGACGGTGCGGATCAGCTTTACGATGGGGCGCGATCGACTGGTTGCTGATTGGCTCAACGACTTGCACAGCCGCTTTGCGACCCCGTACCGCTCCCTGCAGGTAACTGGGATCTTGCTTATCGCCGCTGTGCTTTTCGCCGATCTCGTTACGCTCGCACTGGTTGCCGTGGGGTTGCATCTGGTCGTCTACGGACTGACGACCGTCTCACTGTTCGTACTCCGTATCACCGATCCTGACGAGTACGATCCCCCATTTACTGTACCGCTGTACCCCGTCGTTCCGGTCGCGGCGCTGGCACTGACCGCCGCGCTGTTCCTGGCTCTGCCGTTGATGGTGCAGCTGTTTTCGGCGCTCGTCGTATTCGGGGCCGGTCTGTGGTACGCCATCTACGGTCGGCGTCAGGTCGACCGCGAGGGAATTCTCAGCGAGTACCTGCTGGGTCGGGCCGCAGAACTTCCCGATACCGCTGTCGCTGCGGCCCGAGTTGCCCGTCCTGAGCAAGCCGAGTATCGCGTGATGGTCCCGCTCTCGAATCCGAACACCGCAGAGCAGTTGGTCACGGTCGCAGCCGGAATCGCAGCCGAACGAAACGGCACAGTGGTCGCGACACACGTCATCGAGGTCCCCGATCAGCTACCGCTCAATCGCGCTCCAGAATACCTGCGTATGTCCGATCCGGAGCCGATCACTGACGAGCTGGTCGAAACGGCCCGCGACACGGCTGCGGCGTTCGACGTCCCGGTCGAATCGCGGGTCGTCTACTCACACAAAGCACTAGAAGAAGTATTCAACGCTGCTCGGCGCTGGAACGTCGATGCAGTCGTGATGGGATGGTGGGGACGCGAGCCTGCAGTGGGGGGTCGCACGGAAGGTAGCCTCGACGAACTCGCTCACAACCTGCCATGTGACGTTTTCGTGCTCCGTGACCGGGATTTCGATCCCGCCCGGATCGTCATTCCAACCGCCGGCACCCCCAACGACGACCTCTGTGCAACGATCGCGGGACGCTTCGCCGAGACCTTCGACAGCGAAATCACGCTCTTGCACGTCGTCGACGGAGAGAGCGCCCGTGGCGGTGGCGAACGATTTCTCGAAAACTGGGCCGAGCGGATGGAACTCGACGACGCGGAGCGTCAGGTTGTCGTTTCGAAGGATCTCGAAGACGCAATCAGGACGGCCGCAGATGAGCATACGTTGCTACTGATCGGTGCGTCAGAGCGCGGACTGCTGTCCCGACTCGTCCGCCGATCATTGATCTACGACGTCATCGAGCGGGTCGACAGCTCTGTTTTGCTGGCCGAGACGAAACAGGAACGCTCCCTACTCGACAGACTCCTCGGAGGGTGA
- a CDS encoding bifunctional metallophosphatase/5'-nucleotidase, whose product MSVRLLHYSDLENAYDDPDRIGRLAGLIDSLRDDTTIVAGTGDNTGPGVLALTEDGEQSLDFFEEVEPAVDTPGNHDFDHGYDALRGLVESSPQIWLGANIELDGEPFGSEIGMRPWTIVERAGYRIGIVGVTTPTTPAITPPAGDLTVTDPVSAVANATETLRERGVDVIVVLAHLADDDQIALQCDVDVILGGHVHADRVRRLDDTLLTRPRAGGNTLYEIILEDDGTASVNRHTVDDAPVSEAVVHALQVRKRRAGLQTVVATVDRPIERTDATTHRGESRIGNFVADAYRWYTGADVGLQNAGGIRGGKPLAGDITVADLIGIVPFEEPVVTARLTGAEMVELLREASGQVIDIGEPDWWHAHLSGAEVVWDRTEDSLVNVRIGGEPVDPTVEYTLATSAYLPVTEYEFPTLSETHVVSEGPVQYDVLVEYARNMGIDPSIDGRIRWSDDRSRPLDASIPAADK is encoded by the coding sequence ATGTCCGTGCGGCTGCTTCATTACTCTGATCTCGAAAACGCGTACGACGATCCTGACCGGATCGGTCGGCTTGCAGGACTGATAGACTCGCTTCGTGACGACACGACGATCGTCGCCGGAACTGGCGACAACACCGGTCCTGGCGTTCTGGCGCTGACCGAGGACGGGGAGCAATCGCTCGATTTCTTCGAGGAAGTCGAACCGGCCGTAGACACGCCCGGAAATCACGACTTCGATCACGGATACGACGCGCTCAGAGGGCTTGTAGAATCCTCGCCACAGATCTGGCTGGGTGCAAACATCGAACTCGATGGCGAACCGTTCGGCTCCGAGATCGGGATGCGTCCCTGGACCATCGTCGAACGGGCTGGATATCGTATCGGTATAGTCGGAGTAACGACGCCAACCACACCTGCCATTACGCCACCTGCCGGGGATCTCACAGTTACCGATCCGGTCTCTGCGGTGGCGAACGCGACCGAGACGCTTCGTGAGCGCGGCGTCGACGTGATCGTCGTGCTCGCACATCTGGCAGACGACGACCAGATCGCACTCCAGTGTGACGTTGACGTCATCCTCGGCGGGCACGTCCACGCGGATCGAGTCCGGCGGCTCGACGACACCCTCCTGACGCGCCCCAGAGCGGGCGGGAACACGCTGTACGAAATCATCCTCGAAGACGACGGTACAGCATCGGTAAACCGACACACAGTCGACGACGCACCCGTGTCAGAAGCTGTGGTACACGCGTTACAGGTGCGAAAGCGCCGTGCTGGACTCCAGACGGTTGTCGCCACGGTCGACCGTCCGATCGAGCGAACGGACGCAACGACCCACCGTGGTGAGAGTCGAATCGGGAACTTCGTCGCCGATGCGTATCGCTGGTACACTGGTGCGGATGTCGGCCTCCAGAACGCTGGAGGAATCCGCGGGGGAAAGCCTCTGGCTGGAGACATCACCGTTGCAGATCTGATCGGTATCGTTCCGTTCGAGGAACCGGTCGTGACGGCACGGTTGACGGGTGCGGAAATGGTCGAACTACTGCGGGAAGCCAGTGGACAGGTGATCGACATCGGCGAACCGGACTGGTGGCACGCACATCTTTCGGGAGCTGAAGTGGTCTGGGACCGCACGGAAGACTCGCTCGTGAACGTACGTATCGGAGGGGAACCTGTAGATCCTACTGTGGAGTACACGCTTGCTACCTCCGCGTACCTTCCGGTGACCGAGTATGAGTTTCCGACGCTTTCGGAGACCCACGTCGTGAGCGAGGGACCGGTCCAGTACGACGTGCTCGTCGAGTATGCCCGGAATATGGGGATCGATCCGTCGATCGACGGGCGGATACGCTGGTCCGACGACCGTAGCAGGCCGTTGGATGCATCCATCCCTGCAGCGGACAAGTGA
- a CDS encoding helix-turn-helix domain-containing protein, translating to MTSGVRAQVEVASPDDCPVAGASSTTGTRIDRVDRASADVDGTVGEEFVVSATANGEIDANEITSDGSRSVYRFDREREDACACDIVETAGPPVADVRANDGSLFITFRAEDVANVRTVIERLRDRYDGVRLQTLSKFDPTEGEDIVPVDRGQLTDKQREVLERAHDLGYFDYPKGANAGEVADDLDIARSTFSEHLSAAQSKLLNAVLETPTR from the coding sequence ATGACCAGTGGTGTTCGAGCACAGGTCGAAGTCGCATCCCCCGATGACTGCCCCGTTGCTGGTGCGTCCTCGACGACAGGCACACGGATCGATCGTGTTGACAGAGCGAGCGCGGATGTGGACGGAACCGTCGGCGAGGAGTTCGTCGTCTCTGCGACGGCCAACGGCGAAATCGACGCCAACGAGATAACGTCCGACGGTAGCCGGTCTGTGTACCGGTTCGACCGTGAACGCGAGGACGCATGTGCCTGCGACATCGTCGAGACTGCAGGCCCGCCCGTTGCGGACGTTCGCGCAAATGACGGCTCGCTGTTTATTACCTTCCGTGCCGAGGATGTCGCTAACGTCCGAACCGTCATCGAGCGGCTCCGTGATCGCTACGACGGCGTCCGGCTCCAGACGCTCTCGAAGTTCGATCCGACAGAAGGTGAGGATATCGTACCGGTCGACCGCGGACAGCTCACCGACAAACAGCGGGAAGTTCTGGAACGCGCACACGATCTTGGCTACTTCGACTATCCCAAGGGAGCGAACGCAGGAGAGGTTGCCGATGACCTCGACATCGCCCGCTCGACGTTTTCCGAGCATCTTTCTGCTGCCCAGTCGAAACTGCTCAATGCGGTTCTGGAAACGCCGACACGTTAG
- a CDS encoding mechanosensitive ion channel family protein → MLPSAVLLRSARTDPGLSTASRAVDLTIENVPTQVWEVLGAILVLIFGWYVSKLVVRSVGRAIARQFQRPSITQTVLGGIRAGVIVVFVFIAARILQLDTGDVLLSGAVFGAVLGVILAPIVASVISGLFVLADQPFEIGDMIELVDEGQKGFVDDITLRYTKMFTLDNTFIVIPNSTIRDRDVINYSAEDERTRRTLELLVTYESDIEAARTLAERNARRVDDVISGGPDIRIGKTRFPAAPTCFIEEYADNGVLLLLRYWVEEPYKLQAIESEVKTNIWNDLDDADVEIAYPHTHLVFDETSGQAQVAVSQGDHSPAVTADSEAVPGDPSVESDGAQ, encoded by the coding sequence ATGCTCCCCTCTGCAGTTCTTCTCCGATCTGCCAGAACCGATCCCGGACTCTCGACGGCATCGCGGGCAGTCGACCTGACGATCGAGAATGTCCCAACACAGGTCTGGGAGGTGCTCGGTGCGATCCTCGTGTTGATTTTCGGCTGGTACGTCTCCAAGCTCGTGGTCCGCTCTGTCGGTCGCGCGATCGCCCGACAGTTCCAGCGGCCAAGTATCACACAGACTGTGCTGGGCGGTATCCGTGCTGGCGTTATCGTCGTCTTCGTCTTTATTGCGGCACGGATTCTGCAGCTTGATACTGGGGATGTCCTGCTTTCCGGGGCGGTGTTCGGTGCGGTGCTCGGTGTGATCCTCGCACCGATCGTCGCTTCGGTTATCAGCGGGCTGTTCGTGCTCGCGGACCAGCCCTTCGAGATCGGCGACATGATCGAGCTCGTCGACGAGGGGCAGAAAGGATTTGTCGACGACATCACACTTCGATATACCAAGATGTTCACGCTTGACAACACCTTTATCGTAATCCCGAACTCGACGATCCGGGACCGGGACGTGATTAACTACTCCGCGGAGGACGAGCGAACCAGACGAACCCTGGAACTGCTGGTCACGTACGAAAGCGATATCGAAGCCGCACGGACGCTGGCCGAGCGGAACGCCCGACGTGTCGACGATGTCATCAGCGGCGGTCCGGACATCCGGATCGGCAAGACCCGGTTCCCGGCAGCCCCGACGTGTTTCATCGAGGAATACGCGGACAACGGTGTCCTGTTGTTGCTCAGATACTGGGTCGAAGAACCGTACAAGCTCCAGGCGATCGAGTCCGAGGTGAAAACGAATATCTGGAACGACCTCGACGACGCCGACGTCGAGATCGCATACCCGCATACACATCTCGTCTTCGACGAGACGAGTGGGCAGGCACAGGTCGCTGTCTCACAGGGGGATCACTCGCCAGCAGTGACAGCGGACAGTGAGGCCGTCCCTGGCGACCCTTCGGTTGAAAGCGATGGCGCTCAGTAG
- a CDS encoding TIGR00341 family protein has protein sequence MRLIQTLVPDGKRDVVIGVLNDAEIDYAMTRETSEQGYSDVLYIPTDSDEVEGILDQLRDVGVEREGYMVVSDVETIVSERFEEQSEKDEITDEERISREELSTKAHNLSRSTTNYIIFTIVSAIVATAGLLEDSAAVVVGSMVIAPLIGPAMASCVGTVINDDDLFWEGIRSQALGIGVAVISATLFALAYRLLLAPEIDLLLIQQVAERVHPGLLALAVALGAGVAGALSLTSGADEALVGVMIAVALMPPAASVGLGIAYAEPVIAGGAGILVLVNLLSINAAGIVTIWAKRYRPTHWFDERQARRATLERFAAFLVVILLLTSFLATSSFDARDNMAFEETVENEIDAAVDGAVLDVEFDYRAELLTQSQTGVTVHVDTEQRGLAEEIRERIEAETGEQLEVTVVYEDVEHTAGTSPSEESVE, from the coding sequence ATGCGTCTAATCCAGACGCTCGTTCCGGATGGAAAGCGCGATGTCGTTATCGGCGTTCTAAACGATGCCGAAATCGACTACGCGATGACCAGAGAGACGTCCGAACAGGGATACAGCGACGTCCTCTACATCCCAACAGATTCGGACGAGGTAGAGGGAATACTCGATCAGCTCCGCGATGTCGGCGTCGAGCGGGAGGGGTATATGGTGGTCAGTGATGTCGAGACTATCGTCTCCGAGCGCTTCGAAGAGCAAAGCGAGAAAGACGAAATCACCGACGAAGAACGGATCTCGCGGGAAGAGCTATCGACGAAAGCGCACAACCTCTCACGGTCGACGACGAACTATATTATCTTCACCATCGTCAGCGCGATCGTCGCCACCGCTGGACTGCTTGAAGACAGCGCCGCAGTCGTCGTCGGGTCAATGGTTATCGCACCACTGATCGGTCCGGCGATGGCCTCGTGTGTCGGGACGGTCATCAACGACGACGACCTGTTCTGGGAGGGGATCAGGTCACAGGCGCTCGGGATCGGCGTTGCTGTCATCAGCGCGACGCTCTTTGCTCTTGCCTATCGCCTGTTGCTCGCGCCCGAGATCGACTTGCTACTGATCCAGCAGGTCGCAGAACGGGTTCACCCCGGTCTCCTCGCGCTGGCAGTTGCGCTCGGCGCGGGAGTTGCTGGGGCGCTCTCCCTGACATCGGGAGCCGACGAGGCGCTGGTCGGTGTGATGATCGCCGTGGCGCTGATGCCACCTGCGGCAAGCGTCGGCCTCGGGATCGCGTACGCCGAACCCGTGATCGCGGGCGGTGCTGGCATCCTCGTGCTTGTCAATCTGCTCTCGATTAACGCCGCCGGGATCGTAACGATCTGGGCCAAGCGGTATCGGCCGACACACTGGTTCGACGAACGTCAGGCGAGACGCGCCACGCTGGAACGGTTCGCCGCCTTCCTCGTCGTTATTCTCCTGCTGACTTCGTTTCTGGCGACCAGTTCGTTCGATGCGCGGGACAACATGGCGTTCGAGGAGACAGTCGAGAACGAGATTGACGCTGCCGTTGATGGGGCCGTGCTGGACGTCGAGTTCGATTATCGTGCGGAGCTGCTAACACAATCCCAGACCGGCGTCACAGTGCACGTCGACACCGAACAACGCGGGCTGGCCGAAGAAATACGTGAACGGATCGAGGCCGAAACCGGTGAACAGCTCGAGGTGACGGTCGTATACGAGGACGTCGAGCACACTGCCGGGACCTCACCCTCCGAGGAGTCTGTCGAGTAG
- a CDS encoding 2,5-diamino-6-(ribosylamino)-4(3H)-pyrimidinone 5'-phosphate reductase: MHVVVNAAMSADGKLSSRRREQIKISGSEDFERVDQLRADSDAVMVGVGTVLADDPSLTVDETDLLPQSGDGTPRHPARVVADSRARTPLDARIVDDAATTYLLVSDAAPAERVEALSATDAEIVTAGERRTDLDAALDALEAAGIEQLMVEGGGELIYSLFAADLVDELIVFVGPTVIGGRDAPTLADGEGFVDEFPALQLDSIERMDGGVLLRWSVPVNEPNS; the protein is encoded by the coding sequence ATGCACGTCGTCGTCAACGCTGCCATGAGCGCGGATGGAAAACTCTCCTCGCGACGACGAGAACAGATCAAAATCAGTGGTTCCGAGGACTTCGAGCGGGTCGACCAACTGCGTGCCGATAGTGACGCCGTCATGGTCGGCGTCGGCACGGTACTGGCGGACGATCCGAGCCTCACCGTCGATGAGACGGATCTGTTGCCCCAAAGCGGTGATGGCACCCCTCGCCACCCAGCACGAGTCGTCGCGGATTCACGCGCACGCACGCCACTGGACGCCAGAATCGTCGACGACGCTGCGACGACGTACCTGCTTGTGAGCGACGCCGCACCTGCCGAGCGGGTCGAAGCGCTGTCGGCCACGGATGCAGAAATCGTCACCGCAGGCGAGAGACGGACCGATCTCGACGCCGCACTGGATGCGCTCGAAGCGGCAGGCATCGAACAACTGATGGTCGAGGGTGGGGGCGAACTAATCTACTCGCTGTTCGCGGCCGATCTCGTCGACGAACTGATAGTCTTCGTGGGACCGACTGTGATCGGCGGCCGAGATGCACCGACACTGGCCGATGGCGAGGGGTTCGTCGACGAGTTCCCCGCGCTGCAGCTCGACAGTATCGAGCGGATGGACGGCGGCGTACTGCTCCGATGGAGCGTTCCCGTGAACGAACCGAACAGTTAA
- a CDS encoding DUF7521 family protein, which produces MSPHETAGAEVTTALAIVKTLILILGTIITYYAFKAYRRTQSTALGALALGFGAITLGSFLAGVATDILGVPLATGILIESLLVLVGFAIIAYSLYAR; this is translated from the coding sequence ATGAGCCCACACGAAACAGCTGGAGCTGAGGTAACGACGGCACTCGCGATCGTAAAGACACTCATACTGATTCTCGGAACGATCATCACGTACTACGCGTTCAAAGCGTATCGGCGGACCCAGAGCACGGCACTAGGTGCCCTTGCGCTTGGATTCGGTGCGATTACATTGGGGTCGTTCCTTGCCGGTGTGGCGACCGATATCCTCGGCGTCCCGCTGGCAACCGGCATTCTCATCGAAAGCCTGCTGGTGCTGGTCGGCTTTGCGATCATCGCGTACTCGCTGTACGCACGCTAA